Proteins encoded in a region of the Geobacillus genomosp. 3 genome:
- a CDS encoding DUF1444 domain-containing protein translates to MDSRQMYETIKKRLDGHPHWTFRFDAKQDAMRIEDERTKKGVTISLPGVIAKWHEQKDEAVREIIYYVEETLKTMEEAAALSGNERNIYPVIRSTSFPTETKEGVPLLHDSHTAETRIYYALDLGKTYRLIDEQMLKTERWSAGRVKEIARFNVRSLPTPVKEDRVADNVFYFVNTNDGYDASRILNEAFLAEMKARVDGTMALAVPHQDVLIIADLRNEIGYDVLAQMTMSFFAGGRVPITALSFLYENGTLEPIFILGKNRRT, encoded by the coding sequence GGCAAATGTACGAGACGATCAAAAAGCGTCTAGACGGCCATCCGCACTGGACGTTTCGCTTTGACGCCAAGCAGGATGCGATGCGCATCGAGGACGAACGCACGAAAAAAGGCGTGACGATTTCGCTTCCCGGCGTGATCGCCAAGTGGCACGAACAAAAAGACGAAGCGGTGCGCGAAATCATTTATTACGTCGAAGAGACGCTGAAAACGATGGAAGAGGCGGCCGCGCTTTCCGGCAACGAGCGGAACATTTATCCGGTCATCCGCTCGACATCGTTTCCGACGGAAACGAAAGAAGGCGTGCCGCTTTTGCATGACAGCCATACGGCGGAAACGCGCATTTATTATGCGCTTGATTTAGGCAAAACGTACCGTCTGATCGATGAACAGATGCTGAAAACGGAGCGATGGAGCGCTGGGCGGGTGAAGGAAATCGCCCGCTTCAACGTCCGGTCGCTGCCGACGCCGGTAAAAGAAGACCGCGTGGCGGACAATGTGTTTTATTTTGTCAACACGAACGATGGCTACGATGCGAGCCGGATATTAAACGAGGCGTTTTTGGCGGAGATGAAGGCGCGCGTCGACGGGACGATGGCGTTGGCCGTGCCGCACCAAGATGTGCTCATCATCGCGGATTTGCGCAACGAGATCGGCTATGACGTTCTGGCGCAAATGACGATGAGCTTTTTTGCCGGCGGCCGCGTGCCGATTACGGCTTTGTCGTTTTTGTACGAAAACGGAACGCTTGAACCCATTTTCATTTTAGGAAAAAACCGGAGAACGTGA